A single Cyclopterus lumpus isolate fCycLum1 chromosome 3, fCycLum1.pri, whole genome shotgun sequence DNA region contains:
- the LOC117728818 gene encoding deleted in malignant brain tumors 1 protein-like, which produces MKALRLLLLLALWGFSSSLSFHGDSVSFTAPQKQTDGTVQVTFHRRLNGRISCQNQSSYTCENGTCTSFNESIVMQTDRTGTGREEWCQSERRVTATTSSSNTSLSLRDSGCCWTSNVEGKTNWTSSAELDLGSRSDSNALNGCPVTATVSSLRVPQNCFSKVPLLAHDPDGDLVKCRFASDAAPPANFALDETACALTADGQVAVGNHVFELLLEDFPRRSITLTYGDGTAVLREAADATAPPLCKVKLQFSIEIVPSVPNCEPGHVRPRFLSQTPSNGDLLFATVGQNFQLSARAQASHASIREFQVSGPQNMSKAFTDQLEGKAELTLSWTPQPRDLYRSVPVCFTAETKETQSDMRCVVVMVTQASLLQGKASVTCSPNKMVVVLEKAYMPGIDENFLQLRDSSCSLSSNDTHIVGVMSFSTCGTKLEDQGDFLVFKNQITSFVLPSEIIVRRKKLKIDISCQFPKTISISSYFNLHNSDYVFTESRFGSFGYTFEIFTDGNFTSKVAPSAYPVEVKLLDKVYMSIQAEADLSNVSLFVESCKGTPDDNPNNILSYDLIKNGCQQDETFKIHPSNQTSFKFEVQAFKFTGNYDQVYITCSVILCESGSSFSRCAQGCLADPSRRRRKRWVTKETVGHSITQGPLRFVMQADSNAAVEDNIPLMKKIDQPAAVNPPPVYPHIKVSEGGLGIKETLNANISTVVLAIAFFVLLVLMAVVVGYFIKKRKDEDRRSLLVSGWEN; this is translated from the exons ATGAAGGCTCtacggctgctgctgctgctcgcccTGTGGGGGTTCTCCTCCTCGCTCAGCTTCCACGGAGACAGCGTCAGCTTCACGGCTCCTCAGAAGCAGACGGACGGGACGGTCCAG GTGACCTTCCATCGCAGACTTAATGGACGAATCAGCTGTCAGAATCAGTCGTCCTACACCTGTGAGAACGGGACGTGCACGAGCTTCAACGAGTCCATCGTCATGCAGACGGACCGGACCGGCACCGGGAGGGAGGAGTGGTGCCAGTCCGAGAGGCGCGTCACAGCCACCACCTCAAGCAGcaacacctccctctccctgAG GGACTCGGGCTGCTGCTGGACTTCTAATGTTGAAGGAAAGACGAACTGGACTTCTTCTGCAGAGCTGGACTTGGGCAGCCGGTCCGACTCCAACGCCCTGAATGGCTGTCCCGTCACGGCCACCGTGTCGTCGCTACG CGTGCCTCAGAACTGCTTCTCCAAGGTCCCCCTTCTGGCCCACGATCCCGACGGAGACCTCGTGAAGTGCCGCTTCGCCTCCGACGCCGCGCCTCCCGCCAACTTCGCTCTGGACGAG aCTGCGTGCGCGCTGACGGCCGACGGTCAAGTCGCCGTCGGCAACCACGTgtttgagctgctgctggaggacttTCCACGCAGAAGCATCACGCTGACCTACGGGGACGGGACGGCGGTGTTGCGCGAGGCCGCGGACGCCACCGCGCCGCCTCTCTGCAAAGTGAAGCTGCAGTTCTCCATCGAGA TCGTTCCTTCCGTCCCAAACTGTGAACCTGGTCATGTGCGGCCCAGGTTCTTGTCCCAGACGCCGTCCAATGGGGACCTTCTTTTTGCCACTGTGGGTCAGAACTTCCAGCTTTCTGCCCGAGCACAAGCCAGCCACGCCAG CATCCGGGAGTTCCAGGTGAGCGGCCCCCAGAACATGAGCAAAGCCTTCACAGACCAGCTGGAGGGAAAGGCTGAACTGACCCTGAGCTGGACCCCCCAGCCCAGAGACCTGTACAGATCCGTGCCGGTCTGCTTCACGGCAGAGACCAAAGAAAC ACAATCAGATATGAGGTGTGTCGTTGTCATGGTGACCCAAGCGTCTCTCCTTCAAG GCAAGGCCAGTGTGACGTGCTCCCCCAACAAGATGGTGGTGGTCCTGGAGAAAGCCTACATGCCCGGCATCGACGAGAACTTCCTGCAGCTGAGAGACTCGTCgtgctctctctcctccaacGACACTCACATCGTGGGCGTCATGTCATTCAGCACCTGCGGCACCAAACTTGAG GATCAAGGCGACTTTCTCGTTTTCAAGAACCAGATAACCTCCTTCGTGCTGCCCAGCGAGATTATAGTCCGGAGAAAGAAACTTAAGATCGACATCTCGTGCCAGTTTCCGAAAACCATCAGCATCTCCAGCTACTTCAACCTCCACAATTCTGACTACGTTTTCACCGAGTCCAGATTCGGCAGCTTCGGCTACACTTTTGAAATATTCACCGACGGCAACTTTACGAGCAAGGTGGCCCCCAGCGCCTATCCAGTGGAGGTCAAGCTGCTGGACAAGGTTTACATGAGCATTCAGGCGGAGGCGGATCTGTCAAATGTCAGTCTGTTTGTCGAATCATGCAAAGGCACCCCTGATGACAACCCAAACAACATCCTCTCCTATGACCTCATCAAGAACGG GTGTCAACAGGACGAGACATTTAAAATCCACCCATCCAATCAGACTTCATTCAAATTTGAGGTTCAAGCCTTCAAATTTACTGGAAACTATGACCAG GTGTACATCACCTGCTCCGTCATCCTGTGCGAGTCTGGGAGTTCCTTTTCCAGATGTGCCCAGGGTTGTCTGGCGGATCCATCCCGGCGCAGACGCAAGCGTTGGGTGACCAAGGAGACAGTCGGACACTCCATTACCCAGGGTCCTTTGCGGTTTGTCATGCAGGCTGATTCCAATGCTGCTGTGGAAGATAACATCCCTTTGATGAAAAAGATTGATCAGCCTGCTGCAG TGAATCCTCCACCAGTGTATCCACACATTAAAGTCAGCGAAGGAGGTCTGGGAATCAAGGAGACCCTCAACGCCAACATCAGCACCGTGGTCTTAGCCATtgccttctttgtgttgctggtGTTGATGGCTGTGGTTGTTGGCTACTTCATTAAGAAGAGAAAAGATGAAGACCGCAGATCTCTTTTAGTTTCAGGTTGGGAGAACTAA